The DNA region ataaaatTTTAGTAATTTTAGGTTCCTTAGAGAGAAATGTAAAGTTTAATTGGTTTAACCCGTATGAGAAAAATATAATGGGAATTATTATGAAAATGGAAAAGTTAGacatatgaccgtttgaaaacCAAAAAAAGAGGTTTAGGATagaattaggatttttttttttttttttttggattaggattagaaGCTTGCTCCGTCTCGAGTGCATCTGCGTTACATGCCTTCCTCCGGCGAGGAGTCAACCTTTCAAAACGCAATTCATCTTAGCCGTCTATTATCAATTGTACAATTATAACCCGGCACCGTCTCAAGACTTCCACCCTAGATTTATACCTCTCCCGGGTCTATCCCACCCTCTCCTCGACGCCGCTCTCCTCCTCCCCTAGTCCTTTTccaatctctttctctctctccatctaaTGGAGGAAGCCGCCGTCACTTGTTCTTCCGCCCAATTCGAAACCCTATCTTCCAGAAACCCTCCCTCTCCCTTGGGCAAACCCGTCGAAACCCTAATTCCAGGCAATCTACCCTCTTTCCAAACCCTAGGTTCCTTCGATCCCAATCCCCCGCTGCCTCTGGATTCCGATaagcctccgccgccgccgccgccggaaaCCCTAGATCCCGGACTtcatccgccgccgccgccgccgccgcccccagAAACTCTAATGGAGCCGAAGAATTCGGAGACCGACGGCCAGATTCCGGCCGCATCGGAGCCAGGGGGCTCCGAGAGGCCGCCGCCGATCTCTGAGAATGGCCTCGCTGTGACCCACAGCGGCACCGAGAAGGACTGCTCCGGTGGTGAGGAGGACGCCagcagccgccgccgccggcgcaGCCGGTGGGACCCTCCAGCGGAGTCCGACCAGAATGGCGACAGCCGGAAGAGGAAGTCCCGTTGGGCGGAGGAGGAGCCCCAGGCCGTCATCCAGCTTCCTGATTTCATGAAGGACTTCACCGCCGATCTCGACCCCGAGGTCCAGGCCCTCAACGTGCGGCTTCTCGATATAAACCGCCGTCTCCAGTCCAATTTACCCCTCGATGACTGCCCGGAGGGTGCACGATCGCCTTCCCCTGAGCCCATCTATGACAACATGGGCATCCGGATCAATACACGGGAGTACCGCGCTCGTGAGCGGCTCAACAAAGAAAGGCAGGAGATCATCTCCCAGCTCATCCAGCGCAATCCGGCGTTCCGGCCACCGCCCGACTACCGCCCTCCCAAGCTCCAGAGGAAGCTGTACATCCCCATGAAGGAGTACCCGGGCTACAACTTTATAGGCCTCATCATCGGGCCGAGGGGAAATACACAGAAGAGGATGGAGAAGGAGACTGGTGCTAAGATCGTGATCCGGGGAAAAGGTTCGattaaagaaggaaaaataGCGCAAAAGAGGGACGTGAAGCCGGACCCTGTGGAGAATGAGGACTTGCATGTGTTGGTGGAAGCCGACACACAGGAGTCTCTCGATGCTGGCTGTGCTATGGTGGAGAAGCTTCTGCAGCCAGTGGACGAATCGCTGAATGAGCACAAGAGACAGCAACTGAGGGAGCTCGCGGCCCTCAATGGAACCATCAGGGATGAGGAGTTCTGTCGGTTATGCGGTGAGCCTGGGCACAGGCAGTATGCTTGCCCCTCCCGTACCACTACTTTTAAGAGTGATGTTCTTTGCAAAATTTGTGGGGATGGAGGGCATCCCACCATTGACTGTCCCATGAAAGGAACGGGAAAGATGATGGATGATGAGTACCAGAATTTCTTGGCTGAATTGGGTGGGGCTGCACCGGAGCCATTAACCAAACAAAGCTCGGCCTTGCCAGTTCTTGGATCAAATACTTCTGGGAGCAATCCTCCTTGGGCAAGTGGTAACAATGCTGGAGGCACACCAGCGAATGGAATCAAGAAGGAATACGATGAGACGAATTTATATATCGGGTACCTACCGCCTAGTCTCGATGATGATGGTCTTATCAGATTGTTCTCATCTTTTGGTGATATCATGATGGCCAAAGTTATCAAGGACCGGAATACTGGATTGAGCAAAGGTTATGGTTTTGTAAAGTATTCTGATGTGTCTATGGCTCAACAGGCAATAGCTAGTATGAATGGGTACAATCTGGAGGGGAGAGTAATAGCTGTGAGAGTAGCAGGTAAACCACCACAGCCGGCTGTGCCCCCCGGCCCTCCGGCTCCCCCAGCACCAAGCTACCATGTTTCAAATGCATCAACTGGCGGTTACCTTCAGCAGTATATGCCTCCACCACCACCTGGAAGTTATGCTCCAGTCCCATGGGGGCCGCCAGTTCCGCATCCATATGCTTCCTATGCTCTCCCACTGCCCCCTGGTTCTAGCATGTACACTCCGGTTACCTCATATGGAATGCAGTATCCCCCTccacaacagactgttcctcctGGTGCACCACCTCAGACCATGCCTTCCAGCAAAGCAATGCAGAATTTTCCTCCTGGGGTGCAATCACAGAGTAGTAATACAGGAACCACGCCTGCATTGAGCAACATGTATGGTGATTCAGTATCAGGAGTGGCTCCAACTGCTCCTCCACCTCCATATCCACCATCTTCTTTGGGATATGCATCTTACTATGCTCCAATTCCACCACCTGTACCGCCTCCTAGTGTTGATCCCTCGCAGAGCACTGGAAATGTACCATGGGCCCTCAATCCATCAGCAACTCAGCCTGCATCATCTGCAGAACAATCGGGCACTTATGGCGCAGATACTGAGTATGAGAAGTTCATGTCAGAGATAAAGTGAAGCTGATCGATGTTTCATATTATTTTGGTATTGCAAGGTAAGTTTTCAATGCTTCTTGGGGGAAACATACAGACTGATATAAATTCCAGGACTCGTTATTACCAATCGCAGTTGTTGCAGAAATTGTCTGATTTGATACTAGTTTCTGGCACTGCTGTTCATGGGTTACAGCATTTTTATTGAGAGATCAATATTTTTCACTAAATGATTCttccatataattttttaaactaATAAATTGTAAAATATAAAGTAAGTTTCTCATATAAACCCCTAAAAGCTCCTTGTTTTAAATAACTGAATAAATTATACTTTCCAAAACTAAACATTTGGTTTCAATATTTTCACTTCATGTCTCACTTGTTGTTACAAATATACATGGCAATGCCCTTGGCCCAAGTTACAGGGATTCATGCCCATGTTTTAGAAAGTGCCATCAGTTTAAATATTGTTAACCTTGGCCTGCCTAAAAACATACCATTGGtaaatatttaataattaagTATATGAACTTGCCATTTTGTTCATTTTCATGACCAACCATGTGCTATGTGCTAAGTCATATATGTCTCTGTCATTGTAACCAGCTGCTTGAATTTTTTCTGCTGTTAAGGACTATATCCATTTCACTTTTATGAGTGGTAGCAGGGTCTAATATGTATAATGATTTTATAAGAAGTAAttgctatttgttatttttgtcaATGTCGCCATGCAACATGTGAATTTCCTCATGCCTACACATGAATACTATATAGCATGAGAACTCTGATCATGGTTACAATCAGAGTAGTGGAAAAACCTTAGTGCAAATCTATTTTCAAAGATACaccattaatttagcaaaaaaaaaagatacaccATGAACTATTTAATTCTACATGAAGATGAGAGAATCACAAAGGTTATGTATGTTACGCAGTATAACAAAGGTGTTGAGATATGCCACTGTCGATACAAAAGTTTCAAATAGTTTATACAACTGATCAAAATTATTCAAACACAAAATGACAAAGCATTACATGTTTAAGCATGTTATGATGAGAGAAGGTTAACTGGTGCCTTATTTTGGACAGGCTGGAATATCTGGTTGGGATCCTAAACATCATTGatgtttaaaattaataatatatctgATTTATATTTGTTGCCATACAAAGTAAAGATGACCTGTAAGAAGTCCTATAGGAAAGAGGATATTAAATGATAGTTGATAGGTGAGATTTGATCTGATCAAGTGAAAATCTGATCCATGTCGTTATGCTCCTCTATTAGCCTCTTCGTAGAGAGAATTGTCTTAATTTGAAGTGGGAAAGTTTGTGGGGAGAGCATTTAGGAGGCATTTATGGCATCAGGATGTGAGACATTGGAGAGAGTTGAGAAAATGCAAACTGAAagatcacccccccccccctgtgtgtgagagagagagagtttttttttttttcttttcggggGCGATTGCTTCCGACATTTTGTCAAGCTTGAAAGTAATCAATCGTTTAATTATTTGAGAAATCTTGTCTGATTTAATGATTTTTTATATAATCCAACTGGGTTTATTATACACATGTAGGATCTATTGTGGAAGACACAGACAGATTGGTATTGTGGAGAGTTGTTCCTATCAGATAGGGCAAGGTTATCCAAAGGAAGGGGCAAATCAGGTAGAGATAGATGGCTAGGGAGTATTGGAATTGGAACATGATCTGATCAGATGGGGAATTGTGGAGAGAATGTAACTTCAACTTCATTCCATGTAGGTAATAGTGATGATAGGTTTTTGACATGCCTTTTCCAGTAAGGGAAATGTGACCAGACCCAACACCCTGATATTGGTTTAACACAAAAATTGAAATAAAAGTTCAGTCTGTTAAAACCAAGGTATTTCGAACCAGTATCGGTGGCCTATCAGACCGGTTCATCCTTCTCGGTACCATTTTAGTACCGGGCCCGTACCGAGAGCCAGAGTCGGAGAAGACGAGGTGAAAAAGAAAGCaagtgggggagggagggagaaggagaggcctcCCCCGCCAGCAGGGGGTTGGCGGAGGCCGCTGGGGCGCGGCCGCGAAAAATAATTTAGGGTTTTTTAAGCGAAGTCGGCGACTTGCTTGCCGACttcctttaaaaattttcaaattaaaaaaaaaggaaatttttaagtgaagtcggcaagcgaTTTACCGACTTCACTTTAAAaacctccccctttttttttttttgcagttgCGTTCCCTGTTTCGAAATAGGCCCCCCCTCACCCCGTGGGCTCCGccgcctcccccccccccccccccggccgCAGCCTTCGCCGGCGATGgaggcctctccttctccctctcttccccactcactctctccttcttttcttcttctccgacTCTGGCTGGGTTCTGTCGGTACGAGCTGTGTAACGTTTTCCACAGCTGAACTGTACCGGTCAGGGTCTGAACTGGTACGGTATGTTTTAAACTGGCAGGTACAGGCTGGTTTAGCATACTTTGGTTAAAACAAAGAGGTTTTGTATATCGTGATTTATTGTGCTAGTAGCCTAGTACATATGCCTTGCATTTGGTTTTTAACCTTCTATTCTGTATTTGCAGGGGATGTCTTTCGGCTAAGACCATATGGAGGCAAATGCTATGCATTTGCTTTTATTTTCCCATTCTATCCCACTCCAATGATTATATTCTCAccaaagcaacaaaaaaaaatgattatatTCTCTGCTTGTCGTCATATTTGTTGTTGAAATTGTGTCTGGGAGTTCTGGATTTAGGttttgatgattgaattgtttTGGCAGGCTTGaggtttcttggagctaatgtGACCTGATTTATTTCCTGTTGCTATGACTTCAACTAGTTGGATGTTTGGAACTCACATCTTTAATCTTGCTGTAGTGATGATCATTGCGGAGACTGCTGGGCTGCTGATTGTGTTTCATGGTATCTGCCAAAACTATGTAAATTGGTTCTCTGTTCCTTAGCAGTCCTCACAGGATTGGAGTTCTACGTCATGTGGACACCTGTGCATCCAAGATGTTGATCTCTTTTATATCTGTTTTCTTATAAAACTTGCCAGAGGATCTGATTACTAATGATTTTGTGCTGTTCTGATTGATATATGGGACTAATCATTTGGTTTTTCTTCTTCTGTTGCTTGATTGTTATCTAATAGCTTCATATGGCTTCAGTTTTTGTGAtgacattgtttttttttttttactcaacATGTTTGAGTTCATTGAAGCTGGCTGATGGTTGCCCTCAACGTTTAATGCAGGTCTTCCTGTCATTAGTGTGGGTATGCACTGTTTGAACTGTTTGGTATGGAATTACTTTAGATGGTAATTAGTTATTGAAGATTTTGAGCTTCTGCCTATTTTAGATTGTTTGCCTAATGTACTTTCCAAGTTTCTATGACAGAGGAGAAGGCTCATTACTTGAGTTGGTAAGCAGTGGTTCATCAGGTAAGCTATGTGGTTGTAGACTGTCAGCTGGACTGGTAATTAATTGCCAGTTTCGTGAGGTCGCACAGTTTATAGGTATTGCATTCGTTTGCTCATCATAAAATCATAGTTAACGGTTCTAGACTGCAATTCTGTCGATCATGGTGTTTCTGAACAGACCATTTGCTGACCTTGGTTCCATTGTTGAGCTTAACCCATTGGGAGTGCAGAGACCTAGCCGATGCATTTTTGTGCCTCGTTGCTTTGAACATCACTTGGATTTTttcatctattttaaagaagaaCATTTTGATACATGTCTTTTCTTTCTATGCCTGCTTTATCCATATCTTTCTCATACCACTTTTTATATTCAAATGAAAACTGATTTTGCAAAATAAAATCCCTCATATTGCATCGATGTCTGCTTCATAATTTTAGTAAGGCTCCTATTGTGAAATTTCTCAACCATAGATTAATTTTAAGCacgccttttattttttctttgtagTACGcaatatgcaatttttttttaaaaaaagttgtcTTGTTGCTAATTCAACTTCTCCCTATGATGTAACTGATTTGGTAGTTTTAGGATCAACCAGAGCTGATACCATCTCAGCAAGCTCATGAAGTTTGATCCGTGCTAGCCTTGTACAAAGTGGAGCTAGCCAGGAGATTGTGGCACCCTGCATACATTAAACAAGGGAACTGTTTATGCATGAACGAGATAGGAATTTCCAGTTGTATACTGTGATCATTTGCTTTTGGTGAATGACCGTGTTGAAAGTAACAACTGGGTGGGGGGCGCTTCAAGATTAGTTTGTTCTTGCACCAAAACAAACCAGGAAGCCTATCAATAACTTGTGTATATTTTTTAACTCCTACATTAAGTATCATGTTGAGGTAGATTGTGAAGATAACATCGTATTGTAAACTGGCAAGTGGTAACACTTAAATCAACCAGGTCTGTAGAATAGAAGActcctattattattattattattaaacttCTCTGGTGCTAAAGATGATAGTTTTGTTTTCTATCTCGTAGATTCGACCATCAATTGTTGGCAAGTCTTGGGTCCAAGACTGACCGAAGAAATTGCTATTAGAAGTTTGTAGGAGTAATCAATATTCATATAGGATTATGTGAGCCTATCATTGTATTATTTATTGATGACTGAAATCTTAGCAAGGCATCTGCACTGCTTACGTTATTTTTTTGGTTCCTGAAATCTATTGGATTCTGTATTATTTCAGGATCGAATCTTACGTTAGCACTACTGCAGGATCTTTATTCTTTAGGAACTTTGCATCGTCACTCTTTAGTGAACTTGTCTGTCTAGCTCTAGCGTAACTCATACTTTTATCTAGTAATAACGAATATGAATCATCCTAATGTTACCTCTTTCGAAAGCAAATTAAGTCCGTGAGAGAAAGTAGTCTACTTAGCATATACTTTTGAAATTTGCTCATAAGCCTAAGATATCATCCTAGTCCATATGTTTCTACTAGTTTACCTATTATCTATAATTTTCTAATGATGTTTATTTTCATTGCACGCAGGGACAATTCCCAGCTGCAGTAGGGTGCGTAACCTGCCTACTTGCTTGCATATGATCTTAAGCTTAACCATGAGATGCTAACCTTAACCATTTGATCCTAACTCGTTAACCATAACCATTCAAACCCAGCCCTTGCTATCGGATCCTAACCCTAGATACTCGATCCAACCCAAATCTAACCTATCATATTTAGACCTAGCCATACTATTTAACCCAATCACATTGCTCAATCACGCTCGCTCGTTGAAGCCAAAATCGTACTCTATCCAATCTCACCATGAACTAATCTCACCTGCCTTAAcccaatcctaacccaattgtGCCCAATCGTAGGGCCAAGAACAAAATATGCAGCAGAAAGCTTAAAATCCCAGATTGGCCTCCAAAATTAGACCTATCTTGAACTCATTGTGGACTTAGGCTAGGCTTAAGGGTCATCACTACACCCACATTGCCCTTGATAATCTCACCCATGTTTCTATTCTCCTATCATGAACAACTTGGAATAGAATCTTCTATATGCATAAGGGGTGTATCATGTTAAATCCACCATCTTGTTTAGTCAATATCATCCCCTTCCCTTGAGATAACTTGGCGAGTGGCACTCACATCACCTCCCAGTTCATTATTCTTCATAACAGCCTTGATTTCTTATTCCCTCCGCTCTTGCTATGTGTCCTTTCAAACATTAtcctttcttctaccttccttgCATCAAATCCTACCTCCACTATAAGAGAAAATTAGAATATTATCCCTAACAAGCTCAATCCCCTCTCAATACTCTTTTCATGATGTACATTGGATGAATTCATAATATAGTTTTACAAATAATCGCAAATACCTTGCTTGGAGTTAACAAGTCAGAAAGGTATGTCCACCAAGAAATTGGTTGGAAGGGAGACTTAAACCTACGTTTGAAAAAAAATGGACGATTATGTAAAAAATGTACTGAAGAAGAGCATTTTTTTTTAGGGATATGGT from Phoenix dactylifera cultivar Barhee BC4 unplaced genomic scaffold, palm_55x_up_171113_PBpolish2nd_filt_p 000601F, whole genome shotgun sequence includes:
- the LOC103715689 gene encoding splicing factor-like protein 1 is translated as MEEAAVTCSSAQFETLSSRNPPSPLGKPVETLIPGNLPSFQTLGSFDPNPPLPLDSDKPPPPPPPETLDPGLHPPPPPPPPPETLMEPKNSETDGQIPAASEPGGSERPPPISENGLAVTHSGTEKDCSGGEEDASSRRRRRSRWDPPAESDQNGDSRKRKSRWAEEEPQAVIQLPDFMKDFTADLDPEVQALNVRLLDINRRLQSNLPLDDCPEGARSPSPEPIYDNMGIRINTREYRARERLNKERQEIISQLIQRNPAFRPPPDYRPPKLQRKLYIPMKEYPGYNFIGLIIGPRGNTQKRMEKETGAKIVIRGKGSIKEGKIAQKRDVKPDPVENEDLHVLVEADTQESLDAGCAMVEKLLQPVDESLNEHKRQQLRELAALNGTIRDEEFCRLCGEPGHRQYACPSRTTTFKSDVLCKICGDGGHPTIDCPMKGTGKMMDDEYQNFLAELGGAAPEPLTKQSSALPVLGSNTSGSNPPWASGNNAGGTPANGIKKEYDETNLYIGYLPPSLDDDGLIRLFSSFGDIMMAKVIKDRNTGLSKGYGFVKYSDVSMAQQAIASMNGYNLEGRVIAVRVAGKPPQPAVPPGPPAPPAPSYHVSNASTGGYLQQYMPPPPPGSYAPVPWGPPVPHPYASYALPLPPGSSMYTPVTSYGMQYPPPQQTVPPGAPPQTMPSSKAMQNFPPGVQSQSSNTGTTPALSNMYGDSVSGVAPTAPPPPYPPSSLGYASYYAPIPPPVPPPSVDPSQSTGNVPWALNPSATQPASSAEQSGTYGADTEYEKFMSEIK